DNA from Polaribacter sp. NJDZ03:
ATTTAAATTTTTCTCCATTTCTTCAAAAAAACTTAAATCGATGTATAGTTTTTCATCACCAGGACAATAGAAAGGACCAGTTGCGCTAGAAGCACTTCCACAAGCAGAACTCACAGAGCCTGTAAAAAGAACTAAAGTAGGTTCTCTATAATTTGGTATAATTGTGTTCCAAACATCTTCTGTACTTCTTAAAACTTGGTTACTAAATTCTGCCAACTCATTTTCTTTAGCTGTTCCTTTGTAAGTAGTTGAAGATTCTATTTGGTTACTAGTGTTTCCTGTAATAAAGTTTAAAGGATTATTTCCTGTAAAATACATAACAGCCAAAACAATACCTACAATAATTAACCCTTTTTTAGAAGTCACTAATTTTAATAGAAGCCCAATTATCATAGGACTTAAACTGCCTAAACCACCAGAACTACCACCAGAAGAAGCGCCTCTTCTATCTTCTACATTAGAACTCTTTCTATTTCCTTTCCACTTCATAAAATATCATTTTAAAAAGATAAATTTACTGTTTATTTTTATTTAATTCTTCTAGACTGTGTGGTAAAAGACAATCCTTGTTGACCTTTGGTAGAATTCATGATTCCTTCAAATAAAGGTTCTGGACAATCTTTAGGTATTTTCCATTCGAAAATAAAATTAGAACCCGTTTCTCCATTTTTTTCTACTTCATCAATGATAATTTCTGTAGTTTCTAAAGGAGCTAAAAATATTGTTTTATCAAAATAAGAATATACTAGTTTTCCTTTGGTATCGTAATATTCAGCTTTTAATAAATAGATGGTGTCTGTGTCGCTTGTATTCCGCAAACTAACCATAGCAGTTAAACTATGGGTTTTATGTTCTGAAACACTGTAAATTTGAGAATATACAGATAAATAAGATTTACCATATTCTAAAGAATCTTTTGTGTTGATTGCTAAGTGTTTTTTAGACCAATTATTAAAATCTACAGAGCTTACTTCTTTCTCTTTATTACAGCTTAAAATTAGTAGACTTAGGATGATTAGTAAAGTGTAATTTTTCATTTTATTATCTTTTGAAGAAATGGAAGTGGTTTGTTTAACGTTTAGTATAAGAATAGTTACGGGTTTACGTGCGAGGATTTTCCGCAGGAAAATCAGACGTAGTAAACTTGAAAAGACCTTTTTCTAAGCCTAAAATTGAGCTATTATTTTTATACATTGCTGTAAATAGTGTTTATTTAAGTTTGTCTTTAATATGAGTAATCAATGTTTTTATTCTTTTATCCCAATATTCTTGAGCATAATTTGACAATTTTTTAGTGTCATTCTCATATTTTTTATTTAACTCATCCAAAGAAACAACCTCAAAGTATCTTATCTTTTTAGGTCTTGGCCAGTTTTTCAATTCTTGAGTCACTTTGTCGAAAACTGTGTCCGTTCCGTATTCTAATTCATACTGGATACATAAAGAATCAAATTCTTCTGCTTTACTATTCATATTTAAAATAGCATCGTTTCTTCTTTGCAAGTGATATTCTGCTTGTCTTTTGCTAATGTCATCTTTTGTCATCTCAAAACACTGCCTATTATAAGCATATCCCATATCATCTTGAATACAAGTTTTTTCAATTCTTCTCAAAGAGTTTAGCGTCCCAATTAATTTGGCGTATAAAGCTTTTTGTCTTTCGGTTTTATCTTTTTTACTTTTTCGTAATTCGATTAATAAAACTGAAGTTAAGGAAATAACTCCACCAATTATTACTGATAATATAGTTCTGAAAAAATCAATATTTATTATTGAATCTGAGGTCATTTTTACATTATTTACAATTCCAACAATAAAATAAGTTTCAATTCATTTTATCAGAAGTCAAACGAATTTACCCTTTTTTCTTGACAAAATCAAACAAAAAACCTCTCTGAATACGCAGTGAGGTTTGTGATTTTTATCAGCAATAAAAAAAGTTAAGTTTAATAAAGTAATTATTTTAAATCATTCACATCAATCTTAAATAATTCGGCTGCATTTTCCCATAGAATGAATTCTTTTTTATCATCAGCTAAATCTAATTGATTCATAAATTTCAAATAAGATTTCATATTAGAAATTGGCCAGTCGGTACCATATAATAAATATTTTGGATCTCCTGCGTAGGTTATCATCTCTTCAATTTCCTTTTTCATGTAGCGTTCAAACTTGTCATTAAAATCGCCTAAAACCAAACCAGAAATATCAGCAAAAACATTTTTATTTTTATAGACAACTTCCATACAATCTTTAATCCAAGGATTACCAACATGACAAATTACAATTTTTAAATCTGGAAAATCTACCGCTAAATCATCAATATGCAACGGATGAGAATATTTTACTTTACCTGTTGGTGCATATGTATCTCCAGAATGAAACATTACAGGAACATCATATTCAATGGCCATTTCATACCACAATTTTAATCGAATATCATTCGGATAAAAAGGCTCGTAGCCAGGATAAAATTTTAAACCTTTTATATGTCCTTCTTTTAAATACTGACTAACTTCTATAACATCTTTGTAATTATAATGCAAGTAACTAATACCAGCAACTACGCCAATATTTTTATAACCTTTAACCGTTTCTACAACTAGTTTGGTGCTTGGTCTGTGTTCATTTACTTTGTAAGAGGATAAAACCAATGAATAATCTACCTGATTATCTTTCATGGTATTAGAAAGTAAATCTAAACTATCTTTTATAGAGGTTACTCTATCTTCATGGTAATTATTAAGGTGTGTATGTACGTCTATAATCATTTTTTTTGAATATGAATTGTGTATGATGTGTTTATCAAAGTTACAATTTAAAACAGAAAAAATAGATTTGAATTTACAACGTAGCTTTTTAAAGCAGCTTTATGATAGTTAAGAAAACCTATTTTTAAAAGCTAAATGGAATCTTTAAAATTAGTCTTGCTGGTCTGTTGCAATTCCAAAATAAACCCAAGTAACATTTTCTAAAAAAGGATTGTTCATGGAGTGGAATTCTCCTTGTTCAATAGTGATACAATCTCCAGGAACTACAATCATTTTATTAGCATTCACAATAAATTCTACTTTACCAGATTGTATATAAAAAACTTCGTACATGGTATCATGTTTATGCGTTTCTACAGTTTGTCCGGGAGTAAATGTGGCAGCACCAAACATCATTAATTGAGGAACAATTCCTTTTTCTATAAATACTTTTTTCTTGATATCGTCATTATGACTAGTGCCAATTTCTGGTAATGTGTTGGTGTGTGTAAGTTTCATTGTAGCATAATTATGAAATTCGAAAGGACAGAAAGAATTAATAGATGTAATTAATTATTTGTATAGAATTTAGTTTAAAAATAAGCAATATGTCTGGTTGAGCGCAGTAGAAACCTAATTTTTTAATCTAATAGTTCTCGACTGCGCTCGAACTGACATTGTTGAGTTTAAAAACTAAAAAAAAGAAACAGTAGGTTAATCTAAAATTAGGTGTTTATCTACTTACTTATAACATTTAATTTTAAAAAAAAAAAAGGGACAAATAAAAAAACCTCTCTGAATATACAGAGAGGTTTATAATTTATCTGTGGCGATTCGCCACTATTTAATTAACGCGTAAGAACGTTTTATAAAGTTTGTTAACTCTTCACCATGTAAAAGGTTCTGAGATAATTTAGCTAAATCAAAAGCTTGAGAAATTAAACCTTTCTGAGCCGCTTCATCTTTATTATTTAAGATATCAGAAACTAATGGGCTGTTTGTATTAACTACTAAGTTATACATGTCTGGGAAATTACCCATTCCCATCATTCCACCACCACCAGAAGCTTGCATTTCTTTCATTCTACGCATAAATTCTGGAACTGTAATCATAAACGGAGAAGAAGCAGAGTCCATCGCTTCTAATTGAACCGTATAAGTTTTAGAATTTACGGCACCTTCAATAATTGGTTTTAAAGTTGCAATTTCATCCTCAGATAATTTAGAAATTACGTTTTCGTCTTTCTTAATTAAATTATCTAAGTGATCTGCATCAACTCTAGAGAATTTTACTTTAGCATCACCACCTTCTAATTTCTGCATTAAATGCGAAATAATAGGAGAATCTAATAACAATACTTCATATCCTTTTGCTGTTGCATCTTGAATATAACTGTGTTGTGCTTCTTTGTTTGATGTATATAAAAGAACGTGATTTCCTTCTTTATCAGTCTGAGAATCTTTTGTTTTTTCAATTAATTCATCAAACGTAAAATAGGTGTCTGCAACTGTTGGGTACAATGCAAATTTCTTCGCTTTGTCAAAGAATTTATCTTCAGACAACATTCCGTACTCAATAATTACTTTAATATCATTCCATTTTGTTTCAAAATCTGCTCTGTCTTTTTTGAAGATAGAAGATAATTTATCGGCTACTTTTTTAGTAATGTAACCAGAAATTTTCTTTACTGCTCCGTCTGCTTGTAAACCAGAACGAGAAACGTTTAAAGGAATGTCTGGAGAATCGATTACACCTTTTAGCATTTGTAAGAAATCAGGAACAATTCCTTCTACATTATCCGTTACAAAAACTTGGTTTTGGTATAATTGAATTTTGTCCTTTTGCATATCCATTGATGTAGATAACTTAGGGAAAAATAAAATACCTGTTAAGTTAAAAGGATAATCTACATTTAAATGAATGTGGAATAAAGACTCTTCAAATTGCATTGGATACAATTCTCTGTAGAAGTTTTCATAATCTTCATCACTTAAATCTGCAGGCGCTTTTGTCCAAGCAGGTTCTGTATTATTGATGATATTATCAACTGTAATTTTTTTATGAGGCTCTGTAGTTTCTTTCCCTTCAGCATCTGTTGTAGTTGCAGGTGTAAACTCAGGATCGTCAATTTCTTCTGTTCCAAATTTAATTGGCACTTGGTTAAAACGGTTGTATTTGTTTAATAAACCACCAATTTTACTTTCTTCTAAGAAGTCTAAAGAATCTTCTGCAACGTGCAAAATAATTTCTGTACCTCTGTCTGCTTTATCGCTTTCTACTAATGTAAATTCTGGAGAACCATCACAAGTCCAATGTGCAGCAGGTTCGTCTTTAAAAGACTTTGTAATTAATTCTACTTTTTCTGCAACCATAAAAGCAGAGTAAAAACCTAGTCCGAAATGACCAATAATTCCTGCTTCGTTGTCTTTATATTTATCTAAAAACTCTTCAGCTCCAGAAAATGCAATTTGGTTGATGTATTTTTCAACCTCATCTGCAGTCATTCCTAAACCTTGATCTTTAATTGTAATTGTTTTAGCTTCTTTATCGATGCTTACTTCAATTTTAGCATCACCTAATTCAGTTTTTGCTTCACCAATAGCAATTAAGTGTTTTAATTTAGAAGTTGCATCTGTTCCGTTAGAAATTAATTCACGTAAAAAGATTTCGTGATCTGAATACAAGAACTTTTTAATTAGTGGAAAAATATTTTCTACTGATACATTAATATTTCCTTTTGCCATTTTATATTTATTTAATTTTGAGGTTGCTACTTCGTGTGATTTTTTTTCTAAAAAACGTATCGAGAAGTTTTAATTATTCTCTAAAGACACTTTTTCTATCTTAAAAATTCACCTGAATTGACAAACAGTTATTATTTATAATTTGATATAGGTTATTCAAAAAAAATACCAAAGAGAATTTTATGACAAGATGACAGAAATATTATTTTAATGGCAACTGTTTCATTTATTTTTATAAATTAGTACTTTTACGTATTAAGACTTTGCTAAAAAATCAAAAAAACAATATATAATTATGTATAATTCAAAAATAACGGGACTTGGCTATTATGTTCCAGAGAATGTTGTTACCAATAATGACTTAAAAGAGTTCATGGAAACTTCAGATGAATGGATTCAAGAACGAACAGGAATTAAAGAAAGACGTTGGATAGACCCAAAAACAGAAGACACAACGGCAGTTATGGGCGCAAAAGCATCTAGAATTGCAATTGAAAGAGCTGGTTTAACAAAAGATGATATCGATTTTATTGTGTTTGCAACTTTAAGTCCAGATATGTATTTTCCTGGAGGTGGAGTTCAAGTACAAGAAATGTTAGATATGGGGACAATTCCGGCTTTAGATGTACGTAACCAATGTTCTGGTTTTATTTATGCAATGTCTGTTGCAGACCAATTTATAAAAACAGGAATGTATAAAAATGTTTTAGTAATTGGTGCTGAAAATCATTCTGGAGGATTAGACAAATCGACAAGAGGGAGAAATATTTCGGTTATTTTTGGTGATGGAGCAGGAGCAGCTGTACTTTCTAGAAGTGAAGAAGCAGGAAAAGGAATTTTATCTACTCATTTACATTCGGAAGGAAAACATGCAAAAGAATTGGTTTTAGAAGGACCGTCTACCGGAAAATGGGTTCCAGGAATTATAGAAAGAAATGATCCAGATGATGTTTCATATTTCCCGTATATGAATGGTCAGTTTGTTTTTAAACACGCAATAACACGTTTTTCTGAAGCTATTGTAGAAGGTTTAGCTGCAAATAAATTAGAGAAAGAAGATATTGATATGTTAATTCCGCATCAAGCAAATTTACGTATCGCACAGTTTATACAAAAGAAGTTTAAATTGTCTGATGACAGGGTTTTTAATAATATTCAAAAATACGGAAACACCACAGCTGCTTCTGTAATTATTGCTTTAACCGAAGCGTGGGAAGAAGGAAAAATAAAGGACAACGATTTAGTTGTTTTAGCTGCTTTTGGAAGTGGATTTACTTGGGGTTCTGTTATTATCCGTTGGTAAAAAGGTGATTTTAAACTAAAATGTTTTCAATTTAGATATAGAACTCAATTTAAATTCAAAATGTCATACAGAGCTTGTCGAAGTGTAACTTAAATGGTCTTCGACAAGCTCTGTATGACATTTGTTTTCTAAATTGTTCTTTTGGAATGATTTGTTAAAAATGTGATTTTAACCTAAAATATTTTCAATTTAAATATGGAAACCCAATTGAAATTATAAATGTCACACAGAGCTTGTCGAAGTGTAACTTAAATGGTCTTCGACAAGCTCAGACTGACATTCGTTTTCTAAATTGTTCTTTTGGAATGATTGGTAAAAAATGTGATTTTAAACTGAAATGTTTTTAATTTAAATATGAAAACCCAATTCAAACTCTAAATGTCACACAGAGCTTGTCGAAGTGGAGCTAAATGATCTTCGACAGGCTCAGACTGACATTCGTTTGCTAGATTGTTATTTTAGATTGATGGATGAAAAATGTGATTTTAAACTAAAATATAATCAAGTTAAAACGTAAAGTCAATTAAAGTTCTAAATGTCACACTGAGCTTGTCGAAGTGTAACTTAAATGGTCTTCGACAAGCTCAGACTGACATTCGTTTTCTAAATTGTTTTTTTAGAATGATTGGTTAAAAAGGTGATTTTAAACTAAAATATTTTCAATTTAAATCTAGAAATCCAATTAAAACTCTAAATGTCACACAGAGCTTGTCGAAGTGCAATCTAAATTGTCTTCGACAAGCTCAGACTGACATTTGTTTTCTAAATTGTTCTTTTAGAATTATTGACGAAAAATGTGATTTTAAACTAAAATGGTATCAATTTAAATATGGAAACCCAATTAAAACTCTAAATGTCACACTGAGCTTGTCGAAGTGCAATACCTAAAAACTAAATTATGAGAATTTATTATGTCTACATTTTACTATGCTCTGATAATTCTTATTACACAGGAATGACAAACAATTTAGAAAGAAGGTTGTTTGAGCATAAGTCAGGAAAAAGTAAAGATTCCTATACTTTTTCTAGACTACCAATTGAATTGAAATGGTATTTAGAATGTTCAGATTCGAGAGATGCAATTCAATATGAAAAGAAAATTAAAGGTTGGTCTCATAGAAAAAAGAAAGCTTTGATTGATGAAAATTGGAGTGATTTAGTAAAGTTTTCTAAAAACTATTCAGAAAACGAGGATTCTAGAATATAGTCAAGTTAAAATTCAAAATGTCACACAGAGCTTGTCGAAGTGTAACTTAAATGATCTTCGACAAGCTCAGACTGACATCCATTTTCTAAATTGTTCTTTTAGAATTATTGATGAAAAATGTGATTTTAAACTAAAATGGTTTCAATTTAAATATGGAAAACCAATTAAAATTCGAATTGTCACACTGAGCTTGTCGAAGTGCAGTAAAAAGGTCTTCGACAGGCTCAGACTGACATCCATTTTCTAAATTGTTCTTTTAGAATTATTGACGAAAAATGTGATTTTAAACTAAAATGGTTTCAATTTAAATATGGAAAACCAATTAAAATTCTAATTGTCACACAGAGCTTGTCGAAGTGTAAGTTAAATGGTCTTCGACAAACTCAGACTGACATTTGTTTTCTAAATTGTTCTTTTAGAATTATTGACGAAAAATATGATTTTAAACTAAAATGGTATCAATTTAAATATGGAAAACCAATTAAAATTCTAAATGTCACACTGAGCTTGTCGAAGTGTAACTTAAATGGTCTTCGACAAGCTCAGACTGACATTTGTTTTCTAAATTGTTCTTTTAGAATTATTGACGAAAAATATGATTTTAAACTAAAATGGTATCAATTTAAATATGGAAAACCAATTAAAATTCTAAATGTCACACAGAGCTTGTCGAAGTGCAGTAAAAAGGTCTTCGACAGGCTCAGACTGACATTCGTTTGCTAGATTGTTATTTTAGATTGATGGATGAAAAATGTGATTTTAAACTAAAATATAATCAAGTTAAAACGTAAACCAATTAAAACTCAAAATGTCACACTGACCTTGTTGAAGTGCAGCCTAATGGTCTTCAATAGACTCAAACTGACATACACTTCAAAAACACTATTAAAAAACTACTTATTTACTAGCATTAGGATAATCGGTATAACCTTTAGCTCCTTGAGTGTAAAAAGTATCTTGATCCCATTCTGCTAATTCTAAGTTGTTTTCAAAACGTTCTACTAAATCTGGGTTAGAGATAAAAGGTTTACCATAAGCAACTAAATCAGCATTTCCATCTTCTAGTACTTTATTTCCTTTTTCTTTATCAAACGAAGTGTTAATCATTAGAGTTCCATTATATAGCGGACGGAAATGTTTTGCAATTTCTGTTACAGCAAAAGGAACATCAGAAACATCTGTAAAAGGCTCAGAAAGATGAACGTATGCTAAATTGTAATCGTTTAATTTTTTAATAATGTATTCGAATGTTGGTATGGTTTCTTCGTCTAAATTAATACCAAACATACCGTTTAAAGAAGGATTGAAACGTACACCTATTTTTTCTTGAGGAATAACTTCTTTCATTGCATCTAAAACTTCAAAAAAGAAACGGGTTTTGTTTTCAATGCTTCCACCATATTCATCTGTTCTTGTATTTGAACAGTTTGTGAAAAATTGATGAAATAAATAACCATTAGAAGAGTGAATTTCTACGCCATCAAAACCTGCTTTTACGGCATTTGCAGCGGCATTTTTAAAATCATTAACCGTAGTTTTAATATCTTCAATAGTCATTTCTTTTGGAGTAACGGTGTCTTTAAAACCTTCTACAGTAAAAGATTGTGCGTTTGGGTTTATAGCTGATGCAGAAAGAGGTAAGCCTCCATTATGAAAATCTGGGTGCGACATTCTACCTACATGCCATAATTGAATAAAGATTTTTCCATCTTTATCATGTACACGTTTCGTTACTTTTTTCCAACCTGCTACCTGCTCTTCAGAGTATATTCCTGGCGTATAAATATAACCAACAGCATCTTTAGATACTTGCGATCCTTCTGTGATAATTAAACCGGCAGAAGCACGTTGCTCATAATACAAACCTTGTAATTCGTTCGTAGCTACATTACCTTCGTTATCTGCTCTACTACGTGTCATGGGAGCCATTACAACTCTATTTTTTAAATTGATATGCTTATTATATGGAGTTAATAATTGTTGCTTTTTCATCTAATATTGATTTTTATATTGTTATAATCTATACAAAATTACAAGATTAGAAATCTAATATTATTGACTTAGATCAATTAAGAAAGATTTAACCTTTAAGTTGTCGCCTTACTCGACTTAAGTTTTCTGGAGAAACTCCTAAATAATTTGCAATGTCATAATTAGGTACTCTATCTTCTATGTTTGGGTAAGAGTGGCAAAACTCTAAGTAACGTTCTTGCGTATTTTTCTCTAATGTAGATAAAATTCTTTTTCGCTGCGCGATGAATGCCTTGGTTGTTAAAATTCTAAAATAACGCTCAAAAATAGGTGCTTCAGTATAAATTTTTTGAAGATTATTATAGCTTATAGATAATAATTTAGAGTCTTCTATGGCTTCTATATGTAATAGGGAAGGTATCTGATTGTAAAAAGCATCAAAATCTCCTATCCACCAATTTTCTATTGCAAACTGAATGATGTGTCTATGTCCTTTATCATCAGAATAATAAGCTTTTAAACAACCTTTAACAACAAAATATTCATGTTTTACAATGGCGCTAGGTAATGACAAAAACTGACCTTTTGGTATAGACGTTTCCGTTAAAACAGCATTAAATAATTGCAAATCAATAGCTGATGGAGTAATATAGTTATTGATGTGATTTGTTATAGATAGATACATATTACAAAGATGCATCAATCATTATTTATTTAAAGTAAAATGTTTTTTTTATTTAATTTATTTTTCAAATATAACTTCATTTTTTGTTTTAATATTTTTTTCAAAATTAGAAATATTTTCAAAAGTTATTTTGGCTATTTGTTCTAATGCCTCTTTTGTTAAAAACCCTTGGTGAGCGGTAATTAATACATTTGGGAAGCTTATCAATCTTAATATTAATTCATCGAGAATAATGTTTTCAGATAAATCTTTAAAAAACAGCTTTTCTTCTTGTTCATATACATCAATTCCTAAATAACCTATTTTTTGAGACTTTAAGGCTTTTATAGCATCTTTACTGTTAACCAAACCACCTCTACTGGTATTAATTAGCATGACACCTTTTTTCATTTTTGAAAATGTTTTATTATTCATTAAATGATGTGTTTCTGGTGTAAGTGGGCAATGTAAAGAAATAATATCTGATACTTTTATAAGTTCATCAAAGGGTAAATATGTTACACCTTGTTTTATTAATTCTTTATTTTCATAAACATCATATGCAACAACTTTACAACCAAAGCCTAACATTATCTTAGAAAAAGCTTCACCAATTCTACCTGTTCCAATTACACCAACAGTTTTTGTATATAGATTAAAACCTATTAATTTTTCTAAAGAAAAATTACCTTCTCTAACTCTATTATATGCTTTATGTGTTTTTCTGTTTAATGTCATTATTAAAGCCACAGCTTGTTCTGCAACGGCATGAGGAGAGTAGGCGGGAACCCTTACAACGGTAATGTTATTTTTTGCAGCAGCTTCTAAATCTATATTATTAAAGCCGGCACAACGTAAGGCTATTAACTTTATACCATTTTTAGCTATTTTTTCTATTGTTTCTGCTTCTAGTTTGTCATTTACAAAAACACAGACAGCATTAAAACCTAAAGCTAAATTGGTTGTTTTATAATTTAAGGATTCTTCAAAATAAGTAATAGAATGTTCCCTTTTTGTATTGTATTTTTCTAATGACTCCTTATCATAAGATTTTGTACTAAAAACGGCTATTTTCATAATTATCTAGATTTTAATAAACTTTTTTAAAATAAAATAATAGGTTACGGTACTATAAAGGTAGTTAAATTTGTAAAGAATAATAAGAAGTTTTTATCAACTTTTACAAGAAAAATATTTTAAAGATCGACTTTATTTATGGTTATTTTTTTTTGAAAAATGAAATTAAATTGATGAAATGGATTTCGAATATTAATAGCTTTTCTTAATCTCATTGTTTATATTTGTTATGATATTAAATTTGTTTAACGTAAATTAACGAAATGAAAAATGTAACATTAGTTCTTGGCGCATCAACAAATCCTAATAAATATTCTAATATTGCTATAAAGAGACTCGTAGATAAAGAAATACCAGTTGCAGCTTTAGGAATAAGAAAAGGAACTGTTTTAGGAGTTGTAATTGATACCGAAAAGAAAGAGTATGAGAATATTGATACTATTACAATATACCTAAATCCAAAAAATCAAGAAGAATATTATAACTATATCATTGGTTTAAAACCGAGAAGGGTCATTTTTAATCCTGGAGCAGAAAATGAAGAGTTGGTTAAACTTTTAGAAGAGAATTCTATAGAAGTAGAAGTTGCTTGTACATTAGTAATGCTAAGTATAAATCAATATTAAAAAGTAAATTGAATTGGTAAAGTTAAACTTCCCTTTTCAAAATATTTTATTTTCTAATAAATTTAGAAAAACCAATTCAATTTACTTATTAATTAAACTTTAAATATTTTTCCTGGTTCTGCTAAATATGTATTTTTAAATATTTGTTGTGCTTCTTCTTTAAACACATTAATATCTTTATATCTACCAGAATAATGCCCAATTATTAATTGTTTTGCGTTGGCTTGTTTTGCAATTTCTGCAGCTTGTTTTGTAGTTGCATGTTTTGTCTTTTTAGCCAAATCTTCTCTATCTGCTAAAAAAGTAGCTTCGTGGTATAATAGATCTACATCTTTTATAATAGGTACTATGTCTGGTTTGTAACAAGTATCGCTACAAAAGGCAAAACTTAAAGGTTTGTCTGGCTCAATTGTTAATTCTAAATTAGAAACAACTTCTCCAGAAGGTAAAACTACATCTCTACCGGCTTTAATATTTAAATAATCGGCTTTATCTATTTCTGGATATCCGCTAATATTTAACATGTTTAATTTTCTTGGTTTTTCTTTTTCTGTAAATAAATAACCATTTGTATAAACTCTGTGGTTTAAAGGAATTGTACTTACAGAAACTTTATCATCTTCAAAAATAAGCTCACTTTCTTTTGAAGTTAATTCATGAAAAATCATTTTATATTTTGCATGAGA
Protein-coding regions in this window:
- a CDS encoding 2-hydroxyacid dehydrogenase; protein product: MKIAVFSTKSYDKESLEKYNTKREHSITYFEESLNYKTTNLALGFNAVCVFVNDKLEAETIEKIAKNGIKLIALRCAGFNNIDLEAAAKNNITVVRVPAYSPHAVAEQAVALIMTLNRKTHKAYNRVREGNFSLEKLIGFNLYTKTVGVIGTGRIGEAFSKIMLGFGCKVVAYDVYENKELIKQGVTYLPFDELIKVSDIISLHCPLTPETHHLMNNKTFSKMKKGVMLINTSRGGLVNSKDAIKALKSQKIGYLGIDVYEQEEKLFFKDLSENIILDELILRLISFPNVLITAHQGFLTKEALEQIAKITFENISNFEKNIKTKNEVIFEK
- a CDS encoding CoA-binding protein, producing the protein MKNVTLVLGASTNPNKYSNIAIKRLVDKEIPVAALGIRKGTVLGVVIDTEKKEYENIDTITIYLNPKNQEEYYNYIIGLKPRRVIFNPGAENEELVKLLEENSIEVEVACTLVMLSINQY
- a CDS encoding ribonuclease Z, which encodes MSIALTILGCHSATPRKNAFPTSQYLEINNSHFLIDCGEGTQRQMRKYKVGFAKINHIFITHLHGDHFYGLVGLLATFGILNREKELHIYGPKGIKEVTLLQLRVSQSHAKYKMIFHELTSKESELIFEDDKVSVSTIPLNHRVYTNGYLFTEKEKPRKLNMLNISGYPEIDKADYLNIKAGRDVVLPSGEVVSNLELTIEPDKPLSFAFCSDTCYKPDIVPIIKDVDLLYHEATFLADREDLAKKTKHATTKQAAEIAKQANAKQLIIGHYSGRYKDINVFKEEAQQIFKNTYLAEPGKIFKV